TCTCCGACGATGCCACGCCGCCGCGCGTCGCCGCCTTGCACGATCACGACCTCGATCTCTTCTCGAGCCACGCGAGCTTCGACGACGCGTCGCGCGGCGGGATCTTCCATTGGCGCGACGGGACCGATCTGCCGTTGCAGTCCATCCGACGCGCGGACGTCGAGACCCGCTTCGGTTTCGTCGCGAGTCCGGCTGCCCGCGCGGCGTCGAAAGCCTGAAGCGTCAGCTCTTCTTTTCCTCGTCGCGCTCTTCCTTGTAGCGCGCTTCGAAGTCGCGCAGCCGCGCGGAAATGGTCGAGAGATCGTAGAAGCTCGCGGTCTTCACGTCGCGTGCTTCCTTCAACTGGCGAATGGCGGACGGCCACGCGCCGTCGAGCGCGAGCTTCTCGGCCATCGCCTGATGCTGGCGAAGCGGATCGTTCAGGCCCGCGCTTGCCTGCGCGAGATACAGCCACCAGTCGGCGCGCGCCGGTTCCGCGCGTGTTTCGCCGCGCGCGAGCGTCTGCGCTTCCTGATAGCGATGCGCGGCGATCAGCGACTGCAGATGCACGTCGAGCGCCGCGTGCGAGTTGGGCCAGCGCGTCTGCGCGATGTCGGCGAGGCGGACGGCGTCGTCATAACGTCCCGCACGGCGCGCGATTTCGGCGGCGAGCACGTCGAGACTGGGCGTGCTGCGGGCGGCTTGCTGGGCGATCACGCGCACGGGCGGAAGCGCGATGGGCGCGCTTGCCGGGGCGGGAGCGGCGGGATCTGCGTTCAGCGCGCCGTATGCGCTGCTGCTCAGGAGCGAGGACATTGAGACGGCCGGGGCGGAGGCGTTCGCGGTTTGTGGCGTCGAGTGCGGGTTGGCGTTGTTCGTGCGCGCGTCTTGCAGGGTGGCTGCTTGAGCAAGTAGCGGTCTGTCGCTTCGCGCAGGCGGGACTTCTATGGCGGCGCGAGCGGTCGTCGTTGAAGCGGACGTGCTTTGAATATTCGCGGCTCGTGAAGATCGCGCTTCGTCGCGACTGGCACGCGCAGCTCCAACGCCCGCGCGAGCGTTCGCCGATGAACCCGACACGCCACGCGGCGAAGCGCCGACGCTTTCGCCTTGCGCCTTCGACGCGCCCTTCTGCTGCTGCGCGTGGCGCTTGTCATCGGAACGCGCATCGCGGCTTTCGACGCCTTCGACCGTCTGCGCCAATTCGCGCTGCGCCTGCACCGAAGCCGCCGCCGTGCTCGCCTTCTCGCCTTCGAAGAGCCGCCGCGATCGGGCGAGCGCGTCGTTGGCGCCGTCGTAGTCGCCCATCAGCGAACGCGCGAGCGCGATGCCATACCAGTTCGCGGCCGGGTTGAGCGCGGTTTGATCGTCGATTTCGGATTTGAGACGGCTCGCGACTTCACGATAGTCGCTCGCGTAGTTCACCTGAAGCACGCGTGCCCGCGCCCGCACGAACGCATACTCGGGCGACTGACGCGGCTGCCGATACGGCACGCGCCGCGCGCGATCCTCCATGTCGGCGATACGCTCCGTCGTCAGCGGATGCGTGCGTGCGTAGGGCGGCACGCCGTTATCGGCCATCGACGCGCGGTCGAGCCGCTCGAAGAACGCGGTCATCGCGTAGGGATCGTAGCCGGCCGCCGCGAGCATCTGAAAGCCGACGCGATCCGCCTCGTGCTCGGCCGCGCGCGAGAAGCGCAGTTGATTGTCGACGGCGAAGGCCTGGCCGCCCATCGCGATACCCATGCCAAGATCGCCGCTATGCGTCATCACGCCCGCGAGCAGGCCGGCCAGCATGGCCGCGAGCGCCGCATAGCCGCTTTTTTCCTGCGCGCTGATCATCCGCGCGATGTGGCGCTGAAGCACGTGTCCCATCTCGTGGCCGACGACGGACGCGAGCTCGGATTCCGTCTGCGTCGCCGAGATCAATCCGGTGTTCACGCCGATGAAGCCGCCGGGCATCGAGAACGCGTTGATCTGCGGATCGCGCACGGCGAAGAGTTCGAAGTCCGGACGATACCCGCCGAGGTACTGCGTCGCCGCGGCGGCGGACAGCTTCGATGCGATGGAGTCGAGGTAATCGCGTATGAGCCAGTCGTCGAGATAGTCGGGATCGGCGCGGACTTCGCGCATCGTCCGCTCACCGAGCTTGCGTTCTGCCTGAGGCGAAAGCGTGCCGCCGGAACCGTCGCCCAGATCGGGCAGTTGCACGGAGGAAAGCGGCGCGCGCAGATTCGCCATCGCGCCGGGGCGATTGGCGAAGCGGCTTTCCGCGCCGCCGTAGACGCCGAAGACGCCGTCGGCGACGTTGTTGGGCGGGGGGGTTGGTGCGGGGGTGGTCTTTATCGCGTTGGTCGCATTGTGCGCGTTCGGCACATTGGTCGTGTTTGGCGCGTTTGTCGACTTTGTCGCGTTCGCCGGGTTGGGTCCGTTCGTGCCGTTCTTCGTGTTGGCCGTATTGGCCGTATTGGCCGTATTGGCCGCGTTGGCCGTGTTGGCCGTGTTGGCCGTGTTGGCCGTGTTGGCCGTGTTGGCCGTGTTGGCCGTGTTGGCCGTGTTGGCCGTGTTGGCCGTGTTGGCCGTGTTGGCCGTGTTGTCCGTGTTGTCCGTGTTGGCCGTGTTGGCCGTGTTGGCCGTGTTGGCCGTGTTGGCCGTGTTGGCCGTGTTGGCCGTGTTGGCCGTGTTGGCCGTGTTGGCCGCGTTGGCCCTGTTGTCCGCGTTGGCCGCGTTCGTCGCGTTCGTCGCGTTGGTCACGTTCGTCGCGTTGGCCCCGTCCGCCGTGCGCGCGCCCGTCTGCGCTGCGGCGAACGGCGGCATGGCGAGACTAAGGCACAACGCGGACACGAGCATGCGGCTCGGACGATTCAAAGACATGGCGCGAAGCCGGTGCGGCACCGGCGGTCAGCGTGATGATCGGAACGCGCTTATCGTATCAAGTGTTGCGCGCTCGGCGGTGCCTGCAGGCACGGATTCGCACCGTTTCCGCCGCAGGTCCCGCTGGTAAGATAGGCGCCCATTGCAAGGAGACGATATGTCCGCACTCACACATTTCGATGCCGCCGGCGAGGCGCACATGGTCGATGTCGGCGACAAGAACGAGACGCGGCGCATCGCAGTGGCGCGCGGCTCCATCGTCATGCTCGACGCCACGCTCGCACTGATCCGCGAAGGACGCGCCAAAAAGGGCGACGTGCTCGGCGTCGCGCGCATCGCGGCGATTCAGGGCGCCAAGCGCACCGCCGATCTGATTCCGCTGTGTCATCCGCTCGCGCTGACCCGCGTGGCTGTCGACTTCTCCGTCGATGACACGCTGCCCGGCGTGCATTGTGAAGTGCGCGTGGAGACCGTCGGGCGCACGGGCGTGGAAATGGAAGCACTCACCGCCGTACAGGTTGGGCTACTGACCATCTACGACATGTGCAAGGCCGTCGATCGCGGCATGACCATCACCAATGTGCGCGTGATGGAAAAGCACGGCGGGAAATCGGGCGACTGGGTGGCGGACCCAACGCCGTCCGCCTGAACGCTGCCAGCGCTGCAAACGCTACAAACGCCGATGCTTACTCGTCGGCGTCATCCTCCGCGCTAGCATCCGTTCCCGCCGGCAACCCGTACCGCTTTACGAGATCAGCCCTGAAGCCGGCCAACGGCGCACCGATTTCGTCGATGTTCCGGTACACCGCCGCAAGCTGCGTCGGCCAGTCATGCAACTGTGTCGCGAAAATCTTGAGGCGCGCCACGGTATCCAGCGCCTCGCTGCGCTGACCGGCAAGCGCCTGCAGCACTGCGTAGCGGCGCAGAACCGTCTCGCCCGGCAGCAACGCGATGGCCTGCCGATGCGCCGCCAGCTTCGCTTCGATATCCTGCGCGTTCATCGGCAGTAGCGTCGCCGCGCCATACTCGCCCCACGCGCCGAACAGAAAAGACGGATCGTCGCGATACTGCTCCGCCGGCCGCGAGCCGTAGTACAGCACTTCCGCCCGGTTGTAATCGCGCATCGTCGGATAGAGCGCGACGAGACCGCCCGCGACCAGAAAGACGTACATGCCATACGACAGCGGGCGCGCCACGAGCCGCAACGGTCGCGTCTCGAGAAGGCCGATCACGAGCATCGCGGGCATCAGAAAGAACATGTACTGCTGCGGATATTCGACGAGCGCGTGCATCATCAAGACGCCGAGCAGCGAGAGCGCAAAGACGCGCGCGGGCGTATGCGGCGCACGCAGCACGCGAATCAGCCACAAGACGATGCCCAGCACCAGCACCGCGACGCCGATCAACCCCGTTTTCGCCAGCAGATCGATGAAAATGTCGTGCGCGTTGTTCGCGATCTCCACGCCGCCAAGCTCGCGCACCATGTCGAACTGGTAGCGCGGAAACTCGCCCCAGCCGACGCCGAGCACCGGATGCGTCTTGAACATCGTCCAGCCGTACTTCCACAGCGCAAGACGCGGCGCGATCTGATTCGCATCCTGCATGCGCTCCGCGGCCGATTGCGCCAGATCGAGCTGATAGCGCACGTTCGCCCAACGCACGGCTGCGTTCACCGCCACGAAGACCACCGCAAGCACGACCGGCATGATCCACGCGCGCATATCGCGCCCGTTGCGCGCTGTCGGAGTGTCGAAGTCGTCGGCCGCACCGGGGCGACGGCGGATGAACGCCATCCAGAATCCGGCGACGACGATCACCCCCGTTTGCAGCCACGGCCCGCGCGACACCGTGAGCGCGAGGCCGAACGACAGCACCGCCGACACGACGAGCCACACCACCACGGGCATCCGGCGCGTCTGCACGAAATACATCGCGCCTGCCAGCGCGAACGCGATGACCGTGGCAAGGTGATTCGCCTGCGCCATGTTCCCGAAGACGCGCCGCTCGATTGCAACGTTGTACGCCACGACGAACGGCGCGAATCTCGCCTCCATATGGAACAGTTGCGCGGTCTGGCAGAACACCGCAAAGAGGCCGCCCGCGAGCAACGCCGCCGCGCCGACACGCAACGCCTTCTCCGAAAGCCCCGCTCGCACCAGCCCGAAGCCCGTGTGCACGGCCACGAACGACGCGAGCAGATACGCGCCGCCGAGCCAGTTCATCGATGGCTGCGCGACCGGCAGCAGCACCGTCTGCGCGACGAGCACGATGCCGAACGCGAGCGGCATCAGCGCGACCACCGGTGAGGCGAACGGCACGCGCGGCTCGGACACGCGAACGAGCAGCGCCACCGTTGCTCCGAGCGCGAGATACAGGGCGAGCGCGCTGTACTCGGCATAGAACGTCGGAATCGGATACGTGTGGTTGACGACACCGAACGGAATCGTCAACGCCAGGCACAGAACGGTGAAGCAGAGATAGCGCGCGTATTGAGAAGGCATGAGGGGCTGGGAACGTCGGGAACCGGCGCACTATACAAAACTTTGCGTCCGCTGTGCGCCGCGCGCCGGCAAATGCCACGAAATCCCCCGTTCCAGCGCGCCGCTCATGTCCTTCGTTAGCACGCACCGTTCAAGCGCGGCACTCCGGCGGTGCGAGATTGCCCGGCAGCGTCGCGGCTTGCGTGGGCGACGGCCCCGCGCCCGGCGCCGGCAACGACGACGCGGCCTTGCCCGCCGCGAAGCACTCCCATGTGATCGTGCCCGCCTGCACCGAGCCGCGTGTCAGCGCGACGCGCGCGGTGGGCGTATCGGCGTTGTCGGGCGCGGAAGGCACGAGCACGAGCGTGTTCGATCCGGCCGGGGCGACGCGCGTCGTGTAGGCGATCGTAATCTGCCCGCTGTCGCTGTCGACATGAATCGACTCGATGTTGCGCGTACCGGGCGGCGACGCGTAAGCGCTCGCCAGGTCCGCGCCGCTCGCCGCGTTCTCGGCGACCGCAAGCCGGGCCGATGCCGCGAGCGACATGCCCTCGCCCACGCGGCTGCGGGACAGATAGTCCTGATACGCGGGAATTGCGTACGCCGCGACCACGCCGACGATCGCCAGCACAATCATCAACTCGATCAACGTAAATCCTCGCGCGCCCGCCTGCGCGCGTTTCAACCATGCACCGAAGCCGTCGCCTTCGCGCGACGCCTTAACCACCAAAGCCATGCTCGTCATTGCCACTCCCTGAAAGACACGAAGCGTCCGGCCGCGACATGCGAACCGGACGCTTCGATGGTAGGGAGGGATCAGATGCCGCGGCAGTCGGCCATTCGGCTAACGCCCCGGCAGGCGTGCGATCAACCGGCGCTCGCGAGCGCGCGACGCTTCATCAGCCAGCCCGCCGCAATCACGACGGCCGCGCCGGCGAGGCGCGCGGCATACCCCGCCGCTTCGGTGTTGAGCGCGGGCCAGCGGTCGATGAACGGATCGTCGATGATGAGGCCGCCCGCGATCCAGCCTAGCAGCCCCGCGCCCAGCACCACGACGATGGGGAAGCGGTCGAGCAGCTTCAGCACAAGCGTGCTGCCCCACACGATCAGCGGAATGCTTACCACGAGCCCGAAAACGACGAGCACGAAGCGATGCTGCGGATCGGCGGTCTCTGCGGCGCCCGCAATCGCGATCACGTTGTCGAGGCTCATCACCGCGTCGGCAACGATGATCGTCTTGACCGCCGCCCAGAGCTTGTCCGACGAGCCGATGTCGGGCGCGTCGTGGTCGGGCTGCAGCAGCTTCGCGCCGATCCAGAGCAGCAGCAGGCCGCCCAGGAACTTGAGAAACGGTATGTCGAGCAGGAAGACGGCGAACGCGATGAGCACGACGCGCAAAACAATGGCGCCGAGCGTGCCGAGCACGATGCCGCGCGTGCGCTGCGCGGCGGGCAGATCGCGGCAAGCGAGCGCGATCACGACGGCGTTGTCGCCGCCGAGCAGAATGTCGATGACGATGATCTGGAGGACCGCGCCCCAATGGAGCGTCGCGAAGAATTCGAGCATGAAAAGAATAGCTGCGACCGAAAACAAAAAGAGCGAGGAAGCCAGCGCTCCCTCGCTCTTCTCGGTCTGAACGAAAGGATTCAGTAAGAGTACCAAACCCTCGCCTTTCGTGCCTGCTTCCTTAGATCACCGACTTCAGCAGGCGGCCCATTTCGGACGGGTTCTTCGTGACCTTGATGCCGCACGCGTCCATGATTTCGAGCTTCGCGTCAGCCGTGTCCGCGCCGCCCGAGATCAGTGCGCCGGCGTGGCCCATGCGCTTGCCCGGAGGCGCCGTCACGCCCGCGATGAAGCCGACGACCGGCTTCTTCATGTTGTCCTTGATCCAGTAAGCGGCGTTCGCTTCGTCCGGACCGCCGATCTCGCCGATCATGATGACGGCGTCCGTTTCCGGATCGTCGTTGAACATCTTCATGACGTCGATGTGCTTCAGACCGTTGATCGGATCGCCGCCGATGCCGACCGCCGACGACTGGCCGAGGCCGAGCGCCGTCAACTGGCCGACCGCTTCGTACGTCAGCGTGCCCGAACGCGACACGACACCAATGCGGCCTTTCTTGTGGATGTGACCCGGCATGATGCCGATCTTCAGCTCGTCCGGCGTGATCGTGCCGGGGCAGTTCGGTCCGAGCAGCAGCGTCTTGCGGTTTTCGCGGCGCATGCGGTCCTTGATTTCGAGCATGTCGCGAACCGGAATGCCTTCCGTGATGCAGATAGCGAGATCAAGATCGGCCTCGACGGCTTCCCAGATGGCAGCGGCAGCGCCAGCGGGCGGCACGTAGATGACTGAAACCGTTGCGCCGGTTTCAGCCTTCGCTTCCTTGACGGACGCGTAGATGGGAATGCCTTCGAAGTCTTCGCCGGCCTTCTTCGGATTCACGCCCGCGACGTATGCTTCGCGGCCGTTCGCGTATTCGCGGCATGCGCGCGTGTGGAACTGGCCGGTCTTGCCGGTGATGCCCTGCGTGATGACCTTCGTGTCTTTGTTGATCAGAATCGACATGTAGTGACCTCTGTTCGTTTGGCGTCGCCCAAGCCAGTGCTGGCGCCGCCATTCGTATCTGGTGGAACGCTCTCTTGAGGCAGCAAGCGAAACGCGCTTACTTGCCTTCGGCAGCCGCGACGACCTTCTGCGCGGCTTCTTCCATGCTGTCGGCCGAAATGATCGGCAAACCGGATTCCGCCAGCATTTTCTTGCCGAGGTCTTCGTTCGTGCCCTTCATGCGCACGACGAGCGGCACCTTCAGGTCCACGGCCTTCGACGCCGCGATCACGCCTTCCGCGATCACGTC
This Caballeronia sp. LZ062 DNA region includes the following protein-coding sequences:
- a CDS encoding M48 family metalloprotease, with protein sequence MSLNRPSRMLVSALCLSLAMPPFAAAQTGARTADGANATNVTNATNATNAANADNRANAANTANTANTANTANTANTANTANTANTANTDNTDNTANTANTANTANTANTANTANTANTANTANTANTANAANTANTANTANTKNGTNGPNPANATKSTNAPNTTNVPNAHNATNAIKTTPAPTPPPNNVADGVFGVYGGAESRFANRPGAMANLRAPLSSVQLPDLGDGSGGTLSPQAERKLGERTMREVRADPDYLDDWLIRDYLDSIASKLSAAAATQYLGGYRPDFELFAVRDPQINAFSMPGGFIGVNTGLISATQTESELASVVGHEMGHVLQRHIARMISAQEKSGYAALAAMLAGLLAGVMTHSGDLGMGIAMGGQAFAVDNQLRFSRAAEHEADRVGFQMLAAAGYDPYAMTAFFERLDRASMADNGVPPYARTHPLTTERIADMEDRARRVPYRQPRQSPEYAFVRARARVLQVNYASDYREVASRLKSEIDDQTALNPAANWYGIALARSLMGDYDGANDALARSRRLFEGEKASTAAASVQAQRELAQTVEGVESRDARSDDKRHAQQQKGASKAQGESVGASPRGVSGSSANARAGVGAARASRDEARSSRAANIQSTSASTTTARAAIEVPPARSDRPLLAQAATLQDARTNNANPHSTPQTANASAPAVSMSSLLSSSAYGALNADPAAPAPASAPIALPPVRVIAQQAARSTPSLDVLAAEIARRAGRYDDAVRLADIAQTRWPNSHAALDVHLQSLIAAHRYQEAQTLARGETRAEPARADWWLYLAQASAGLNDPLRQHQAMAEKLALDGAWPSAIRQLKEARDVKTASFYDLSTISARLRDFEARYKEERDEEKKS
- the moaC gene encoding cyclic pyranopterin monophosphate synthase MoaC, producing the protein MSALTHFDAAGEAHMVDVGDKNETRRIAVARGSIVMLDATLALIREGRAKKGDVLGVARIAAIQGAKRTADLIPLCHPLALTRVAVDFSVDDTLPGVHCEVRVETVGRTGVEMEALTAVQVGLLTIYDMCKAVDRGMTITNVRVMEKHGGKSGDWVADPTPSA
- a CDS encoding Wzy polymerase domain-containing protein; translated protein: MPSQYARYLCFTVLCLALTIPFGVVNHTYPIPTFYAEYSALALYLALGATVALLVRVSEPRVPFASPVVALMPLAFGIVLVAQTVLLPVAQPSMNWLGGAYLLASFVAVHTGFGLVRAGLSEKALRVGAAALLAGGLFAVFCQTAQLFHMEARFAPFVVAYNVAIERRVFGNMAQANHLATVIAFALAGAMYFVQTRRMPVVVWLVVSAVLSFGLALTVSRGPWLQTGVIVVAGFWMAFIRRRPGAADDFDTPTARNGRDMRAWIMPVVLAVVFVAVNAAVRWANVRYQLDLAQSAAERMQDANQIAPRLALWKYGWTMFKTHPVLGVGWGEFPRYQFDMVRELGGVEIANNAHDIFIDLLAKTGLIGVAVLVLGIVLWLIRVLRAPHTPARVFALSLLGVLMMHALVEYPQQYMFFLMPAMLVIGLLETRPLRLVARPLSYGMYVFLVAGGLVALYPTMRDYNRAEVLYYGSRPAEQYRDDPSFLFGAWGEYGAATLLPMNAQDIEAKLAAHRQAIALLPGETVLRRYAVLQALAGQRSEALDTVARLKIFATQLHDWPTQLAAVYRNIDEIGAPLAGFRADLVKRYGLPAGTDASAEDDADE
- a CDS encoding pilin, with product MTSMALVVKASREGDGFGAWLKRAQAGARGFTLIELMIVLAIVGVVAAYAIPAYQDYLSRSRVGEGMSLAASARLAVAENAASGADLASAYASPPGTRNIESIHVDSDSGQITIAYTTRVAPAGSNTLVLVPSAPDNADTPTARVALTRGSVQAGTITWECFAAGKAASSLPAPGAGPSPTQAATLPGNLAPPECRA
- a CDS encoding TerC family protein; amino-acid sequence: MLEFFATLHWGAVLQIIVIDILLGGDNAVVIALACRDLPAAQRTRGIVLGTLGAIVLRVVLIAFAVFLLDIPFLKFLGGLLLLWIGAKLLQPDHDAPDIGSSDKLWAAVKTIIVADAVMSLDNVIAIAGAAETADPQHRFVLVVFGLVVSIPLIVWGSTLVLKLLDRFPIVVVLGAGLLGWIAGGLIIDDPFIDRWPALNTEAAGYAARLAGAAVVIAAGWLMKRRALASAG
- the sucD gene encoding succinate--CoA ligase subunit alpha: MSILINKDTKVITQGITGKTGQFHTRACREYANGREAYVAGVNPKKAGEDFEGIPIYASVKEAKAETGATVSVIYVPPAGAAAAIWEAVEADLDLAICITEGIPVRDMLEIKDRMRRENRKTLLLGPNCPGTITPDELKIGIMPGHIHKKGRIGVVSRSGTLTYEAVGQLTALGLGQSSAVGIGGDPINGLKHIDVMKMFNDDPETDAVIMIGEIGGPDEANAAYWIKDNMKKPVVGFIAGVTAPPGKRMGHAGALISGGADTADAKLEIMDACGIKVTKNPSEMGRLLKSVI